One Vibrio penaeicida DNA segment encodes these proteins:
- a CDS encoding Gfo/Idh/MocA family protein — protein sequence MEKINIAVVGAGLIGKSHIKLLTSDNSNYALFAIVDPTDDGRELAKNLGVPWYSELETMFSDSDSNSSERSKKLDGVILATPNHLHVEQAIACLEAGIPAIIEKPVAHSLSEGERLYRIAQDYSTPLLVGHHRMHSPIMRKAKELIDSGSLGATVAVTGSALFYKPDDYFELGTWRTKIGGGPILINMIHEIGNLRYLCGEISSVQATASNTHRGFEVEDTVAIVFSFSNGTLGTFILSDTAGSARSWEQTTQENKSYATYPDEDCYHIAGTHGSLSVPTLKLKRYLKDEDRSWWKPFECSDVELERKDPLEAQLHHFCNVIRGQAEPLVSVHDGVQNLRVTEAIVEAVKSGEKVFIQTPPFQDLESAQGRK from the coding sequence ATGGAAAAAATTAATATTGCTGTTGTCGGAGCCGGGCTCATTGGAAAGAGTCATATTAAGTTATTAACATCTGACAATTCGAATTACGCTTTGTTTGCGATTGTTGACCCGACCGATGACGGGCGAGAGCTTGCAAAAAATCTCGGTGTCCCTTGGTACAGTGAGCTTGAGACAATGTTCAGTGACTCGGATTCCAATTCCTCCGAACGTTCTAAAAAACTTGATGGTGTTATTCTGGCTACGCCAAATCACCTTCATGTAGAACAAGCTATCGCCTGCTTAGAAGCGGGGATACCTGCCATCATCGAAAAGCCGGTGGCTCACTCTCTTTCAGAGGGAGAACGCTTGTATCGCATTGCTCAAGATTACTCTACCCCCCTGCTTGTCGGTCACCACCGTATGCATAGCCCTATTATGCGTAAAGCGAAAGAGCTCATAGATTCTGGTTCGTTGGGGGCGACTGTTGCCGTGACAGGCAGTGCTCTTTTTTACAAGCCCGACGATTATTTTGAACTAGGGACTTGGCGAACCAAAATCGGAGGGGGTCCTATTCTCATCAACATGATCCATGAAATAGGCAATCTTCGATATTTATGTGGGGAAATTTCTTCAGTACAAGCTACGGCATCTAATACACACCGTGGATTTGAAGTTGAAGACACCGTTGCTATCGTATTTTCTTTTTCCAACGGTACGCTGGGCACATTTATTCTTTCGGACACGGCGGGATCGGCTCGAAGCTGGGAGCAAACCACACAAGAGAACAAATCTTACGCTACCTACCCCGATGAAGATTGTTACCACATCGCTGGAACTCACGGGTCGCTTTCCGTTCCCACCCTCAAGCTAAAACGTTACTTGAAGGATGAAGATCGATCTTGGTGGAAACCTTTCGAATGTAGTGATGTGGAATTAGAAAGAAAAGATCCCTTGGAAGCTCAGCTCCACCACTTTTGTAACGTGATTAGAGGCCAAGCTGAACCTTTGGTGAGTGTCCATGATGGTGTTCAAAATTTACGTGTCACCGAAGCCATTGTTGAGGCGGTGAAGAGTGGAGAGAAAGTGTTTATACAAACACCGCCTTTTCAAGACCTAGAATCTGCTCAAGGAAGAAAATAA